The Rhodothermus marinus DSM 4252 DNA segment AAACGCTACCTCGACCCGCACGAGCGCAAGCGCCACGCCCTCCGCCAGCAGCAGGAAACAGCCTGAAGTCGGACGCAATGCTGCACCGCCGGGCTCAGGAAGTACAGGTTACCGACAAAAAACTGATCGTCGCGCTGGAAGACGGCCGCACCCTTAGCGTTCCACTGACCTGGTTCCCCCGGCTGCTGCATGGTACCCCCGAAGAGCGGGCAAACTGGCGTTTCATCGGCAACGGTGAAGGCATTCACTGGCCCGATCTGGACGAAGATATTGAGGTAGCCCATTTGCTGGCCGGCATTCCTTCTCAGGAAAGTCAACATGCCCTCCAGCACTGGCTGCAGCAGCGACGCAAAGAGACAGCTTTACGACGGCGCGAGGCATAGCGCCGCCTTTTTTATCCACGTTATTTCCGCGTTCCCTTTAAACCGTCAGGCGCAGCCGGCAACGCTTAACGGCACTCCGCTCCGCTTCGTGTCGGACTACGCGCATCAACGGGAAACGCCCGCCACGAGGGGGCGTTGCATTTTTTTCACACAGACCGGTATTTATCGAAAAGACCGATGCTTGACACGCACCCGCTGGCCCGCCTGCTTCAGGAGCGGATTCTGATCCTCGACGGGGCGATGGGCACGCTGATCCAGCGCCATCGCCTCGCGGAAGAAGACTTCCGCGGCGCGCGCTTTGCCGATCATCCGCATCCGCTGCGGGGCAACAACGACCTGCTCGTCCTGACCCAGCCCGAGCTGATCCGCGACATCCATCGCGCTTACCTCGAAGCAGGGGCCGACCTGATCGAGACGAACACCTTCAACGCCAACGCCATCTCGCAGGCCGACTACGGCCTGGAGCACCTGGTCTATGAACTTAACGTGGCGGCCGCGCGCCTGGCCCGTGAAGTCGCCGACGAATACACGCGCCGCGCCCCCGAGCGTCCCCGCTTCGTGGCCGGTGCCATCGGCCCCACCAACAAGACGCTGTCGATCTCGCCCGACGTCAACAATCCCGCCTATCGGGCCGTCACCTTCGACGAAATGGTGGCCGTCTACCGGGAGCAGGTGCGCGGGCTGCTCGACGGCGGCGTCGATGTGCTGCTCGTCGAGACCGTCTTCGACACGCTCAACTGCAAGGCGGCGCTGTTCGCCATTCAGGAAGAATTTCACGTGCGCGGCCGGGCCGTGCCCGTCATGGTCTCAGGCACGATCGTGGACCAGAGCGGCCGCACGCTTTCGGGCCAGACGCCCGAGGCCTTCTGGATTTCCATTGCGCACATGCCGCACCTGCTCTCGGTGGGGCTCAACTGTGCACTCGGCTCCGGTCAGATGCGTCCGTTCATCGAGGAGCTGGCCCGCGTGGCCACCGTCTTCACCAGCCTCTACCCGAACGCCGGGCTGCCCGACGAACTCGGTCAGTATCGCGAAATGCCCGAGTACATGGCCGCGCAACTGGCCGATTACGCCCGCGAGGGCTGGCTCAACCTGGCCGGCGGCTGCTGCGGCACCACGCCCGAGCACATCCGCGCCATCGCCGAAGCGCTCGAAGGCCTTCCGCCCCGCCGCATTCCCGAGGTGCCGCGCACGCTGCGCCTTTCGGGACTGGAGCCGCTCGTCTTCCGACCCGACCTGAACTTCGTCAACATCGGCGAGCGCACGAACGTCACGGGCTCGCGTCGCTTCGCCCGCCTGATCCGCGAAGGCCGCTACGAAGAAGCGCTCGACGTGGCCCGCGAGCAGGTGGAAAACGGCGCCCAGATGATCGACGTGAACATGGACGAGGGCCTGCTCGACGGCGTGCAGGCCATGACCACGTTCCTGAACCTGATCGCCACCGAGCCGGAAATCGCCCGCGTGCCCGTGGTGATCGACTCGTCGAAGTGGGAGGTGATCGAGGCCGGGCTGAAGTGCCTGCAGGGCAAGGGCGTCGTCAATTCGCTTTCGCTCAAAGACGGCGAAGAGGTCTTCAAGGAACGCGCCCGGCGCGTGCGCCAGTACGGGGCGGCCGTCATCGTGATGGCCTTCGACGAGCAGGGCCAGGCCGACACGCTCGAACGCCGCATCGAGATCTGCCGCCGCGCCTACCGCATCCTGACCGAAGAAGTCGGCTTCCCGCCCGAAGACATCATCTTCGACCCGAACATCTACGCCGTCGCCACCGGCATTCCGGAGCACAACCGCTACGCGATCGACTTTCTGGAGGCCACGCGCTGGATCAAGGCGAACCTGCCCTACGCGCGCGTCTCGGGCGGCATCTCGAACCTGTCGTTTTCGTTCCGGGGCAACGAGCCGGTCCGCCAGGCCATGCACACGGTGTTTCTCTACCACGCCGTACAGGCCGGCATGGACATGGGCATCGTCAACCCCGGCCAGCTCGGGATCTATGAAGAAATCGACCCCGAGCTGCGCGAGCGGATCGAAGACGTGCTCTTCGACCGCCGGCCCGATGCCACCGAGCGTCTGATCGCGCTGGCCCAGACGCTGACGCAATCGGCCGCCGACGCCGCCGAGTCCGAAATGCTGGCCTGGCGCCAGGCGCCCGTCGAGGAGCGGCTGCGCCATGCGCTCGTCAAGGGCATCACGGAGTTTATCGAAGAAGACGTCGAGGAAGCCCGCCAGAAGTACGGCTCGCCGCTGGCCGTCATCGAAGGGCCGCTCATGGACGGGATGAACGTGGTGGGCGACCTGTTCGGCGCGGGCAAGATGTTTCTGCCCCAGGTGGTCAAAAGCGCCCGCGTGATGAAGAAGGCCGTGGCCTATCTGGTGCCGTTCCTGGAAGCCGAAAAGCAGAAACTGGGCGACACGCGGCCGCGCGCCCGCATCCTGCTGGCCACGGTCAAAGGCGATGTACATGACATCGGCAAGAACATCGTGGGCGTGGTGCTCCAGTGCAACGGCTTCGAGGTGATCGACCTGGGCGTGATGGTACCCGCCGACCGCATCCTCGAAGAAGCCCGCCGCCACCGGGTGGACCTGATCGGCCTGAGCGGACTGATCACGCCAAGCCTCGACGAGATGGTGCACGTGGCCCGCGAGCTGGAGCGGGCCGGCTTCGACACGCCGCTGCTGATCGGTGGCGCTACGACCTCAAAGGTGCACACGGCCCTGAAGATCGATCCCTGCTACCACGCGCCCGTCGTGCACGTGCTCGATGCCTCGCGGGCCGTGCCGGTGGCCAGCGCCCTCGTCGATCCTGACCGTCGCGATGCCTTCGCGGAAGAAATCCGCCAGGAGTACGAGGCGATCCGACGGCGCCACGGTCGCCGAACCGACGAACAACTGCTGACCCTCGAAGAGGCGCGGGCCAACCGCTTCACGTGTGACTGGTCGGCCGTGCCAATTACGCGCCCGAACCGTCCGGGCCTGACCGTCTTCCGCAACTACCCGCTGGCGGAGATCCGGCGCTATATCGACTGGACGCCGTTCTTCCAGGCCTGGGAGCTGCGCGGCAAGTATCCGCGCATTCTGGACGACCCGGTAAAAGGTCCCGAGGCGCGACGGCTGTTTGCTGATGCCAACCGGCTGCTGGACGAAATCATCGCGCACGGCTGGTTGCAGGCGCACGGCGTCGTCGGACTGTTTCCGGCCAACAGCCGGGGCGACGACGTGCTCGTATTCGCCGACGAAGCGCGACGCGAGGTGCGGGCCGTGCTGCACTTCCTGCGCCAGCAGACCCCCAAGCGGACGGGCCAGCCCAACCGCTCGCTGGCCGACTACGTAGCGCCCGTCGAGAGCGGCCGCGCCGACTACATCGGCGCCTTCGCCGTGACGGCCGGCCACGGGCTGGAAGAACTGGTGGCCCGCTTCGAGCGCGCCCACGACGACTACCAGGCCATTCTGGCCAAAGCGCTGGCCGATCGCCTGGCCGAGGCGTTCGCCGAGCTGCTGCACGAACGCGTCCGGCGCGAGCTGTGGGGCTATGCGCCCGACGAACGGCTGACGAACGAGGAACTGATCGCCGAGCGCTACCGCGGGATTCGTCCGGCGCCCGGCTATCCGGCCTGTCCCGACCACACGGAGAAGTGGACGCTCTGGGAACTGCTGGAGGCCGAACGCCACACGGGCATTCGGCTCACCGAGCATCTGGCCATGCACCCGGCCGCATCCGTGTGCGGCTACTACCTGGCCCATCCCGAGGCGTCCTATTTCAACGTGGGACACCTGGGCATGGACCAGATCGAAGACTACGCCCGGCGCAAGGGCATGACCGTCGAGGAAGTCGAACGCTGGCTGGCTCCACGCCTGGCCTACGACCCGGCCGCCCGCGCCGACGCCGCGTGAAATACAACTACGAACGCGTTAATCCCCACCAGGTCACGACTGGGACACCGGAGCGGTCACGGGCGCTGCGGGGAGCCAGATCGTAAACCGGCTGCCCCTGCCGGGCGTGCTCTCGACTTCGATCCGGCCGCCCATGATCTCCACGAAGCGACGGGCCACAGCCAGTCCCAGACCCAGTCCTTCGTGCGTGCGGCCGATGCCGCTGGAAGCCTGCCAGAACTCGTCGAATACGTGCGGGAGCGCTGCTTCGGGAATCCCGATGCCCGTATCCTCGACCACAATGCCCACCTGATCCTCCACCTGCCGGAAGCGGACAGTCACCCCGCCCCGCTCGGTGAACTTGATCGCGTTGTCCAGCAGGTGCTCGACGGCACGTTCGAGCAGCTCCGGATCGGCCCAGACCGCCACACCGGGCGCCTGCTGCACCCGAAACTTCAATCCCTTCTGCTCGGCCCGTGCCCGATAGGTGGCCATCAGCGGTCGAAGACGCTCGGGTAGAAGCAGGCGTTCCCGGCCGGCCTTCAGCGTCTGCGCTTCGAGCTGCGCCAGATCCATGACCTCTTCCATCAGATGTAACAGCCGCCGCCCCCCATCGGCGATCAATTGCGCAAATTCGTGAAAGAGCGTGCCGG contains these protein-coding regions:
- a CDS encoding DUF2442 domain-containing protein; translated protein: MLHRRAQEVQVTDKKLIVALEDGRTLSVPLTWFPRLLHGTPEERANWRFIGNGEGIHWPDLDEDIEVAHLLAGIPSQESQHALQHWLQQRRKETALRRREA
- the metH gene encoding methionine synthase, whose amino-acid sequence is MLDTHPLARLLQERILILDGAMGTLIQRHRLAEEDFRGARFADHPHPLRGNNDLLVLTQPELIRDIHRAYLEAGADLIETNTFNANAISQADYGLEHLVYELNVAAARLAREVADEYTRRAPERPRFVAGAIGPTNKTLSISPDVNNPAYRAVTFDEMVAVYREQVRGLLDGGVDVLLVETVFDTLNCKAALFAIQEEFHVRGRAVPVMVSGTIVDQSGRTLSGQTPEAFWISIAHMPHLLSVGLNCALGSGQMRPFIEELARVATVFTSLYPNAGLPDELGQYREMPEYMAAQLADYAREGWLNLAGGCCGTTPEHIRAIAEALEGLPPRRIPEVPRTLRLSGLEPLVFRPDLNFVNIGERTNVTGSRRFARLIREGRYEEALDVAREQVENGAQMIDVNMDEGLLDGVQAMTTFLNLIATEPEIARVPVVIDSSKWEVIEAGLKCLQGKGVVNSLSLKDGEEVFKERARRVRQYGAAVIVMAFDEQGQADTLERRIEICRRAYRILTEEVGFPPEDIIFDPNIYAVATGIPEHNRYAIDFLEATRWIKANLPYARVSGGISNLSFSFRGNEPVRQAMHTVFLYHAVQAGMDMGIVNPGQLGIYEEIDPELRERIEDVLFDRRPDATERLIALAQTLTQSAADAAESEMLAWRQAPVEERLRHALVKGITEFIEEDVEEARQKYGSPLAVIEGPLMDGMNVVGDLFGAGKMFLPQVVKSARVMKKAVAYLVPFLEAEKQKLGDTRPRARILLATVKGDVHDIGKNIVGVVLQCNGFEVIDLGVMVPADRILEEARRHRVDLIGLSGLITPSLDEMVHVARELERAGFDTPLLIGGATTSKVHTALKIDPCYHAPVVHVLDASRAVPVASALVDPDRRDAFAEEIRQEYEAIRRRHGRRTDEQLLTLEEARANRFTCDWSAVPITRPNRPGLTVFRNYPLAEIRRYIDWTPFFQAWELRGKYPRILDDPVKGPEARRLFADANRLLDEIIAHGWLQAHGVVGLFPANSRGDDVLVFADEARREVRAVLHFLRQQTPKRTGQPNRSLADYVAPVESGRADYIGAFAVTAGHGLEELVARFERAHDDYQAILAKALADRLAEAFAELLHERVRRELWGYAPDERLTNEELIAERYRGIRPAPGYPACPDHTEKWTLWELLEAERHTGIRLTEHLAMHPAASVCGYYLAHPEASYFNVGHLGMDQIEDYARRKGMTVEEVERWLAPRLAYDPAARADAA